One stretch of Chryseobacterium fluminis DNA includes these proteins:
- a CDS encoding glycosyltransferase family protein codes for MKQKKILIITYYWPPAGGPGVQRWLKFAKYLPEFGWKPVVYTPENPSYPLLDESLMKDIPENIDIVKTKIWEPYQLAEKLNKSNKKFKAGQFDVGKNQSWKSKLSIWVRGNFFIPDARVFWVKPSVKFLEKYLKDHEIEVIVTSGPPHSLHLIGLHLKKKMPHIRWIADFRDPWTEISYYKHLKLTKSSDKKHRQLENDVFKNADITLATSYTDAENFRRNGANAICITNGFDETDAHSQDVSLAYRDKFVLSYIGVLEQLRNPENLWKALDELVKTHASFAENFTLKFVGRIDDKILNSIENSDLKTHILNLGYLAHDKAVEEMKSSSLLLITNFPNESSKGIIPGKIFEYLATGKQIISFGPNDADVSRILKETNAGKHFCYNDYEVIKDFILEEFERWKNGNLSENSQNIEQFSRRNLTGQLVGILE; via the coding sequence ATGAAACAGAAAAAAATACTGATCATCACCTATTACTGGCCTCCTGCGGGAGGTCCTGGTGTTCAGAGATGGCTCAAGTTTGCAAAATATCTTCCTGAATTCGGGTGGAAACCGGTGGTTTATACTCCGGAGAATCCAAGTTATCCATTGTTAGATGAAAGTCTGATGAAAGATATTCCAGAGAATATCGACATTGTTAAAACAAAAATATGGGAGCCGTATCAGCTGGCTGAAAAACTCAATAAAAGCAATAAAAAATTTAAGGCCGGGCAGTTTGATGTCGGGAAAAACCAAAGCTGGAAATCGAAACTCTCGATTTGGGTGAGAGGGAATTTCTTTATTCCGGATGCCCGGGTTTTCTGGGTAAAACCATCTGTGAAGTTCCTGGAAAAATACCTGAAAGATCATGAAATAGAAGTCATCGTGACCTCGGGGCCTCCCCACTCTCTACACCTGATCGGTTTACATTTGAAAAAAAAGATGCCTCATATCCGGTGGATTGCCGATTTTAGGGATCCCTGGACGGAAATTTCTTATTATAAACATCTGAAACTGACTAAAAGTTCTGATAAAAAGCACCGTCAGCTGGAAAATGACGTTTTTAAAAATGCAGATATTACGTTAGCCACAAGCTACACCGATGCTGAAAACTTCAGAAGAAACGGGGCTAATGCCATTTGTATCACCAATGGTTTTGACGAAACAGATGCTCATTCACAAGACGTCTCTCTGGCTTACCGGGATAAGTTTGTTTTGAGTTATATCGGAGTTCTGGAACAGCTCAGAAATCCTGAAAACCTCTGGAAAGCACTGGATGAATTGGTTAAAACGCACGCTTCTTTTGCTGAAAATTTCACTTTGAAATTTGTAGGAAGAATAGATGATAAAATTTTAAATTCCATCGAAAATTCGGATCTGAAAACTCATATCCTGAATTTAGGATATCTTGCTCATGATAAAGCGGTTGAGGAAATGAAGAGTTCTTCGTTGTTACTGATCACCAACTTTCCCAATGAATCTTCTAAAGGCATTATTCCCGGAAAAATATTCGAATATCTCGCGACAGGAAAACAGATCATCTCATTTGGCCCCAACGATGCGGATGTGTCCAGAATATTGAAGGAGACCAATGCAGGAAAACATTTCTGCTACAATGATTATGAAGTGATCAAAGATTTTATTCTCGAAGAATTTGAACGGTGGAAAAACGGAAATCTTTCTGAAAACAGTCAGAATATAGAGCAGTTTTCAAGAAGAAATCTGACGGGACAATTGGTGGGAATTTTAGAGTAG
- a CDS encoding DUF6705 family protein — translation MKKLFLILTLLYGVHSTAQQTVSLETMASCRSNPETCPDAQYVKDVNNLLNKYVGTWKGNLDGNNYEFNFIKKENVERGSDSQWDMLIGRVKITYQNGSTLFNNFDKPDDKVSFGDIFQKDLKVYLVRFSGNKSGCIDSGYLYLRISPQTPNQMTITFHPDFDIVTQDCSHFKTTIPTGKKIYLTRQ, via the coding sequence ATGAAAAAACTATTTTTAATTTTAACACTGCTGTACGGTGTCCATTCTACAGCACAGCAGACTGTTTCTTTAGAAACAATGGCTTCATGTCGCAGTAATCCTGAGACCTGTCCTGATGCTCAGTATGTAAAGGACGTGAATAACCTATTAAATAAATATGTAGGAACCTGGAAAGGAAACTTAGACGGCAATAATTATGAGTTTAACTTTATTAAAAAAGAAAATGTTGAACGTGGAAGTGATTCTCAATGGGATATGTTGATTGGAAGGGTTAAGATAACTTATCAAAATGGAAGTACTCTCTTTAACAATTTCGATAAACCCGATGATAAAGTAAGCTTTGGTGATATTTTTCAAAAAGATTTGAAAGTTTATTTAGTAAGATTTTCTGGAAATAAGTCAGGTTGTATTGATAGCGGATATCTTTATTTAAGGATCAGCCCTCAGACGCCCAACCAAATGACGATTACCTTTCATCCGGACTTTGATATTGTAACACAGGACTGCAGTCATTTCAAAACAACCATTCCTACAGGCAAAAAAATCTACCTGACAAGACAGTAA
- the rlmB gene encoding 23S rRNA (guanosine(2251)-2'-O)-methyltransferase RlmB yields the protein MKDDFIFGLRPVIEAIEAGKTIDKIFVQNALQGEIYAELKTVLAKNKIRPNYVPVEKLNRFTRKNHQGVVAFISDVPFHRVEDIVPQLFEEGKTPFLLILDRLTDVRNFGAICRTAECVGIDAVIIPEKGGAPINSDAIKTSAGALYNIKICKEPNLAHVVDFLQQSGISVFSATEKAQKLIYDVSFTEPCAIVMGNEETGISKEVLHHSDEKIKLPIEGKTQSLNVSVACGAILYEAVRQKMTAVPNL from the coding sequence ATGAAAGACGATTTTATTTTCGGGCTGCGTCCCGTAATTGAAGCTATTGAAGCAGGAAAAACAATTGATAAAATCTTTGTGCAAAATGCGCTACAGGGAGAAATTTATGCTGAATTAAAAACTGTTTTAGCTAAAAACAAAATCCGTCCCAACTACGTTCCGGTTGAAAAACTGAACCGGTTTACGAGAAAAAATCACCAGGGTGTTGTCGCATTTATATCAGATGTTCCGTTTCACAGGGTTGAAGATATCGTCCCTCAGTTATTCGAAGAAGGAAAAACGCCTTTTTTGCTGATCCTGGATCGATTAACGGATGTACGGAATTTCGGAGCCATCTGCAGAACGGCAGAATGTGTAGGAATAGATGCGGTTATTATTCCTGAGAAAGGCGGAGCGCCCATCAATTCAGACGCTATAAAAACTTCCGCAGGAGCACTTTACAACATAAAAATATGTAAGGAACCTAACCTGGCTCATGTGGTAGATTTCCTGCAGCAAAGTGGAATTTCTGTATTTTCAGCGACTGAAAAGGCGCAGAAACTTATTTACGACGTAAGCTTTACAGAACCCTGTGCCATCGTCATGGGTAATGAAGAAACGGGAATTTCCAAAGAAGTCCTGCATCATTCCGATGAAAAAATAAAACTTCCGATTGAAGGAAAAACACAGTCTCTGAATGTATCCGTAGCCTGTGGAGCAATTCTGTATGAAGCGGTAAGGCAGAAAATGACTGCAGTCCCAAATCTGTAA
- a CDS encoding DinB family protein: MNYHFQAHRQVRRNLLDILQNTSHEDLLLIPDGFNNNIYWNIAHTVATQQLLHYYLSGNPFRIDKYWIETYKKGTLPNLNVHVSEVEDLEFLLTETSKILMKDYDSDFFADYTPYTTSFGMDLKSIQDAIIFNNMHESLHYGYIMSQKRAILGEKY, encoded by the coding sequence ATGAATTATCATTTTCAAGCTCACAGACAGGTAAGGAGAAACCTTCTGGATATCCTGCAGAACACTTCTCATGAGGATCTTCTGCTGATCCCGGATGGTTTTAACAACAATATCTACTGGAATATTGCGCATACCGTTGCCACACAGCAGCTGCTGCATTATTACCTCAGCGGAAATCCGTTCAGAATTGATAAATACTGGATAGAAACCTATAAAAAGGGAACTTTACCCAATTTAAATGTTCACGTATCAGAAGTGGAAGACCTGGAGTTTTTACTTACTGAAACTTCAAAGATTCTGATGAAAGATTATGACAGCGATTTCTTTGCAGATTACACACCTTATACGACAAGTTTCGGGATGGATCTGAAAAGCATTCAGGATGCGATTATCTTCAACAATATGCATGAGAGCTTGCATTACGGATATATCATGTCGCAGAAAAGAGCAATTTTAGGAGAAAAATACTGA
- a CDS encoding DUF6705 family protein has product MKNLFLILTLLYYAHSTAQQTVSLETIASCRSNPETCPDAQYVKDVNNLLNKYVGIWKGNLDGNNYEFNFIKKENVERGFDSIKWDRLIGRVKITSQNGSILFNNFNKPDNKANLGDNFQNDLKTYLVIFSGNKSGCIDSGYLYLRISPQTPNQMTITFHPDFDIVTQDCSHFKTTIPTGEKIYLTRQ; this is encoded by the coding sequence ATGAAAAATCTTTTTTTAATTTTAACATTACTATACTATGCTCATTCTACAGCACAGCAGACTGTTTCTTTAGAGACCATAGCCTCGTGTCGCAGTAATCCTGAGACCTGCCCTGATGCTCAGTATGTAAAAGACGTGAATAACCTCTTAAATAAATATGTGGGAATCTGGAAAGGGAACTTAGACGGGAATAATTATGAATTTAATTTTATTAAAAAAGAAAATGTTGAACGTGGATTTGACTCTATTAAATGGGATAGATTAATTGGAAGAGTTAAAATAACGAGTCAGAATGGAAGCATTCTCTTTAACAATTTTAATAAACCCGATAATAAAGCGAACTTAGGTGATAACTTTCAAAATGATTTAAAAACATATTTGGTAATTTTCTCAGGAAATAAATCAGGTTGTATTGATAGCGGATATCTTTATTTAAGGATCAGCCCTCAGACGCCCAACCAAATGACGATTACCTTTCATCCGGACTTTGATATTGTAACACAGGACTGCAGTCATTTCAAAACAACCATTCCTACGGGTGAAAAAATCTACCTGACAAGACAGTAA
- a CDS encoding DUF6705 family protein — MKKLFLIILSALAIFLSAQTVSLETMSQYSPGNYPAAEYVKDINGLLNRYVGTWKGTYEGKVYEFNLIKKENVISEFSTTKWDRLIARIKIINSNGTVEFNNFNKPDDQVNRGYNFQKDLKFYLITFSGGKLDCIDYGFIYAGIKSATPNQMTIHFLPDHDIVTQDCSHFKTTIPTGKMIYLTRL, encoded by the coding sequence ATGAAAAAACTATTTTTAATTATTTTGTCAGCTTTAGCAATATTCCTGAGTGCTCAAACGGTCTCTTTAGAAACAATGTCTCAGTACAGTCCGGGAAACTATCCGGCTGCAGAATACGTAAAAGATATTAATGGGCTGCTTAACAGGTATGTAGGAACCTGGAAGGGAACATATGAGGGAAAAGTATACGAATTTAACCTTATTAAAAAAGAAAATGTAATAAGCGAATTTTCAACGACAAAGTGGGATAGGTTGATAGCCCGGATTAAAATAATTAATTCTAATGGAACAGTGGAATTTAATAATTTTAATAAACCTGATGACCAGGTTAATCGCGGCTATAATTTTCAGAAAGATTTAAAATTTTATTTAATCACTTTTTCTGGAGGAAAGCTTGATTGTATTGATTATGGCTTCATATATGCGGGGATTAAGTCTGCAACGCCCAACCAAATGACCATTCATTTCCTTCCGGATCATGATATTGTAACACAGGACTGCAGTCATTTCAAAACAACCATTCCCACAGGTAAGATGATTTATCTGACCAGATTATAA
- a CDS encoding DUF6263 family protein: MKNIAALALISSIALVSCKKETAKITKVDPKTGKTITVEVPADSVAKVEANPAIKDSAGIFTQTFKLEKGKTYPLTTYQRDTKTMTDPQGKTLNGTSESTDEMTFTVNDIKGNLYDMTLNLIGKRNSQTADGKTIIVDTKLPIPKEDDLKMIWNINKALTGNKLNMKMDTKGNVISITGFDAVYTKVSNAVSTILKDKNQKESVVASLKESFNEKVLKDQFTKNLTIIPKKGAKIGDKWTNSENADPNGKIKVTSNYTLTSVGNGIAEISVTGGIPKKTEKQNQGPITHSLSSELVQNGTMKFDQNTGWITNQNINVVTTQIETISDGKQSQSMKSVSKSSVMVNPSAK; encoded by the coding sequence ATGAAGAACATTGCAGCGCTCGCGCTAATATCATCTATAGCTCTTGTTTCTTGTAAAAAAGAAACGGCAAAAATTACAAAAGTAGATCCTAAAACAGGAAAAACCATCACCGTAGAAGTTCCTGCCGATTCAGTAGCAAAAGTGGAAGCCAATCCTGCCATTAAAGATTCTGCAGGCATTTTCACACAGACTTTTAAGCTTGAAAAAGGGAAAACTTATCCTCTTACGACCTATCAGCGGGACACCAAAACGATGACGGATCCTCAGGGAAAAACTCTGAACGGAACAAGTGAGTCGACTGACGAAATGACTTTTACCGTAAATGATATCAAAGGAAACCTATATGATATGACCTTAAACCTTATCGGAAAAAGAAATTCCCAGACTGCTGACGGAAAAACCATTATTGTAGATACAAAACTGCCTATCCCGAAGGAAGATGATCTTAAAATGATCTGGAATATCAATAAGGCTCTTACAGGCAATAAGCTGAACATGAAAATGGACACTAAAGGAAATGTCATTTCAATTACCGGTTTTGATGCTGTTTATACTAAGGTGTCTAATGCTGTATCAACCATCTTAAAAGATAAAAACCAGAAAGAAAGTGTGGTTGCCAGTCTTAAGGAATCATTTAACGAAAAGGTCCTTAAAGATCAGTTTACCAAAAACCTCACGATTATTCCTAAAAAGGGCGCTAAAATAGGCGATAAATGGACGAACAGTGAAAATGCGGATCCGAACGGTAAAATAAAGGTAACCTCAAATTATACTTTAACAAGTGTCGGAAACGGTATTGCTGAAATTTCCGTAACCGGAGGAATTCCGAAAAAAACGGAGAAACAGAATCAAGGGCCTATCACGCACAGTTTAAGCAGTGAACTGGTACAGAACGGGACCATGAAATTTGACCAGAATACAGGATGGATCACCAATCAGAACATCAATGTCGTGACCACTCAGATTGAAACTATTTCAGACGGAAAACAGTCTCAGTCTATGAAAAGCGTATCAAAGTCTTCTGTGATGGTAAATCCTTCCGCAAAATAA
- a CDS encoding AAA family ATPase, translating into MSDTYQAEDIRRLTEQVKEANFHFSRLRDEINKVIIGQEYMVDRLLVGLLGNGHVLLEGVPGLAKTLAIKTLADAVHGEFSRIQFTPDLLPADVVGTMIYNVKDNDFSIKRGPVFANFVLADEINRAPAKVQSALLEVMQEKQVTIGDETMKLPKPFLVLATQNPIDQEGTYLLPEAQSDRFMLKCTIDYPKFEDERTVMRMVSTSHQPEVKPVISLEHIVAAKELINQIYLDEKIEKYILDMVFATRFPQDYGLAELKNYISFGASPRASINLAIASRAYAFLKGRAFVIPEDVKALAKDVLRHRIGLTFEAEAEEISSEEIVNRILAKIQAP; encoded by the coding sequence ATGTCAGATACCTATCAAGCAGAAGATATTCGCCGGTTAACGGAACAGGTAAAGGAGGCTAACTTCCACTTTTCCCGTCTTCGGGATGAAATCAATAAAGTTATTATTGGTCAGGAATATATGGTAGACCGCCTTCTGGTGGGTCTTTTGGGGAATGGTCACGTTCTTTTGGAGGGGGTACCCGGATTGGCCAAAACTTTAGCGATAAAGACACTGGCAGATGCTGTGCACGGGGAATTCTCAAGAATTCAGTTTACTCCGGATCTTCTTCCTGCAGATGTGGTGGGTACTATGATTTATAATGTAAAAGATAACGATTTTTCTATTAAAAGAGGTCCTGTTTTTGCCAATTTTGTGCTGGCAGATGAGATCAACCGTGCTCCTGCCAAAGTGCAGTCGGCGCTTCTGGAGGTAATGCAGGAAAAGCAGGTGACCATCGGCGATGAAACCATGAAGCTTCCGAAACCTTTTCTGGTGCTGGCTACCCAAAACCCGATCGATCAGGAAGGTACTTATCTGCTACCGGAAGCACAGAGCGACCGTTTTATGCTGAAATGCACCATCGATTACCCGAAATTCGAAGATGAAAGGACGGTAATGAGAATGGTTTCCACTTCTCATCAGCCGGAGGTCAAGCCGGTGATCTCGCTGGAACATATTGTGGCGGCAAAAGAGCTGATCAACCAGATCTATCTGGACGAAAAAATCGAAAAATATATTCTCGATATGGTCTTTGCTACCCGTTTTCCTCAGGATTACGGACTGGCCGAACTTAAAAACTACATCAGTTTTGGAGCTTCTCCAAGAGCATCCATCAACCTGGCAATTGCTTCCCGGGCATATGCATTCTTGAAAGGCAGAGCTTTTGTAATTCCCGAAGATGTAAAAGCACTGGCCAAAGACGTGTTGAGACACAGGATTGGTTTAACGTTCGAAGCAGAAGCGGAAGAAATTTCATCAGAAGAAATTGTAAACAGAATTTTAGCAAAAATACAGGCACCTTAA
- a CDS encoding YfhO family protein — MAKNKNLIYIAISLAVFIVLAFLYSTPVFTGKQLFQHDIVQYRGGAKELLDYRADTGKETYWSDSMFGGMPTYQMGSQFKGDIIKKIDSYLNILPRPVNYLFLLFAGFFLLGMVVVRNWKYALLGATFFGLSTYFYIIIAAGHNGKVNTIEYFAPLLAGILLVYIRKQYIWGFIVTTLFMGLQIAANHPQMTYYLFLALGFLFISELIRAIRKKTPMKHFLISSGIIAAAGIIGVGMNSQRIMANSEYIKETVRGKQILTNDSHTSGKSGMDKESILMWSYGQLETLNLFIPRLMGGGSQEPEGKEMMNKIQELVQENVSSQSEMDRVSKGFGSVTYWGDQPGTSGPAYQGAIVCFLAVLGFFFASKKYRYWILGASILTILLAWGSNFMVLSDFFIDFVPFYNKFRAPSSILVVVELLFPLIAILGLYRFFTDEKLTGEYKQKILLYVSGATLGLLLILLVAGKSVLGFSTSNERTYLPPFLLDYLTEERFKLFRIDAIKAFIYVAITAAALLMVLKQKLSQNIALIIIGAVSLFDLWTVNKRYLNDENYVDKVFAENPFQTEGSDLLAEKVEANPSLSSILSSVHVNKTLETIAEKDKTHYRVFNNILGTFSETNTSYFKSSIGGYHAVKLRRYDDVINEYFQVMDSVKVPNVLNLLNAKYWVVGAPEQPQAVPNPKANGNAWFVSDLKFVNTPNEEIKSIGIIDSKKTAVIASSDKNYFDGKPVQADPAAVISLTKYRPNELEFKAESKTPQLAIFSEIYYPHGWKMFIDEKEVPYIKADYLLRAVHVPAGKHTVRMIFEPQVIETGKWISMLCFGLFIALSAFGIFWMNKNKKKKILVEGKV; from the coding sequence ATGGCAAAAAATAAAAACTTAATTTATATTGCAATTTCATTAGCTGTATTTATTGTTTTAGCATTTTTATACTCTACTCCTGTTTTTACAGGGAAACAGCTTTTCCAGCATGATATTGTACAGTATCGAGGAGGCGCAAAAGAGCTTCTGGATTACAGAGCAGATACCGGAAAAGAAACCTACTGGAGTGATTCCATGTTTGGGGGAATGCCTACCTATCAGATGGGAAGCCAGTTTAAAGGCGATATTATCAAGAAAATCGACAGTTATCTCAATATTCTTCCACGACCTGTCAATTATCTCTTTTTACTGTTTGCCGGGTTCTTCCTTTTGGGAATGGTTGTGGTAAGAAACTGGAAATATGCGCTCCTGGGCGCCACTTTTTTCGGGCTCTCCACCTATTTTTATATCATTATTGCAGCGGGCCACAACGGTAAAGTGAATACCATTGAGTATTTTGCACCGCTTTTAGCCGGTATATTGCTCGTCTATATCAGAAAGCAGTATATCTGGGGGTTCATTGTGACCACTTTGTTTATGGGACTTCAGATTGCTGCAAACCACCCTCAGATGACCTACTATCTGTTTCTGGCATTAGGCTTTTTATTTATATCTGAATTAATCAGGGCAATCCGGAAGAAAACGCCGATGAAACATTTCCTGATCTCTTCAGGAATTATCGCTGCCGCAGGGATCATAGGTGTCGGAATGAATTCACAGAGAATCATGGCGAACTCGGAATATATTAAGGAAACCGTTCGTGGAAAACAGATTTTAACGAATGACAGCCATACATCAGGAAAATCCGGAATGGATAAGGAAAGCATCCTGATGTGGAGCTACGGACAGCTGGAGACCCTGAATCTTTTCATTCCCAGATTAATGGGTGGCGGAAGCCAGGAGCCTGAAGGAAAGGAAATGATGAATAAAATTCAGGAGCTGGTTCAGGAAAACGTAAGTTCGCAATCCGAAATGGACCGCGTGTCCAAAGGCTTCGGATCGGTAACCTACTGGGGTGACCAGCCCGGTACTTCCGGACCGGCTTATCAAGGAGCGATCGTTTGTTTCCTTGCGGTCTTAGGATTCTTTTTTGCTTCAAAAAAATACCGATACTGGATTTTAGGAGCTTCCATTTTAACCATCTTACTGGCCTGGGGAAGCAACTTTATGGTATTATCGGACTTCTTTATCGATTTTGTGCCGTTTTACAATAAATTCAGGGCTCCATCATCTATTTTGGTGGTAGTGGAATTGTTATTCCCGCTAATTGCTATTCTCGGGCTGTACAGATTCTTTACTGATGAAAAATTAACCGGGGAATACAAACAGAAAATCCTTCTGTATGTAAGCGGAGCCACTTTAGGGCTGTTATTAATTCTTCTGGTAGCAGGAAAATCTGTGCTGGGCTTTTCAACTTCTAATGAAAGAACCTATTTACCACCATTTTTACTGGATTATTTAACGGAAGAACGATTCAAACTATTCAGAATCGATGCCATAAAAGCTTTTATTTATGTTGCCATTACAGCAGCTGCTCTATTGATGGTCTTAAAGCAGAAACTGAGTCAGAATATCGCTTTGATCATTATCGGAGCCGTAAGTTTATTTGACCTTTGGACCGTAAACAAACGGTATTTAAACGATGAAAACTATGTGGATAAAGTATTTGCCGAAAACCCTTTCCAGACTGAAGGTTCCGATCTTCTTGCGGAAAAAGTAGAAGCAAATCCGAGCCTAAGTTCTATTTTATCTAGTGTTCATGTTAACAAAACTTTAGAAACCATTGCTGAAAAGGATAAGACGCATTACCGGGTTTTCAACAATATTTTAGGAACATTCAGTGAGACCAATACCTCTTACTTCAAATCTTCCATCGGTGGTTATCATGCTGTGAAATTAAGAAGGTATGATGACGTCATCAATGAATATTTCCAGGTCATGGATTCTGTAAAAGTACCGAATGTACTGAATTTACTGAATGCGAAATATTGGGTCGTTGGTGCACCTGAACAGCCGCAGGCTGTTCCGAATCCTAAGGCGAACGGAAATGCCTGGTTTGTCAGTGATTTAAAATTTGTAAACACGCCTAATGAAGAAATTAAGTCAATAGGCATCATCGACAGTAAAAAGACAGCGGTAATTGCCTCTTCAGATAAAAATTATTTCGACGGGAAACCAGTTCAGGCAGATCCTGCGGCAGTAATCAGTTTAACGAAATACCGTCCGAATGAACTGGAATTTAAGGCAGAGTCCAAAACCCCTCAGTTAGCCATATTTTCCGAAATTTATTATCCTCACGGATGGAAAATGTTTATTGATGAAAAAGAGGTTCCTTACATTAAAGCTGATTATTTACTTCGTGCAGTACATGTTCCTGCCGGAAAACATACGGTCAGAATGATTTTTGAACCCCAGGTCATTGAAACCGGGAAATGGATTTCCATGCTTTGCTTCGGATTATTTATTGCGTTAAGTGCTTTTGGAATTTTCTGGATGAATAAAAACAAGAAGAAGAAAATCCTGGTGGAAGGAAAAGTTTAA
- a CDS encoding GNAT family N-acetyltransferase has product MKEIVIRRAVPQDCAAMLDLIKELAEYEKALHEVTLTLEQFTEDGFGKHPVWGAFVAELHGKIVGISLYYDRYSTWKGRRLYLEDLVVTETMRGKQIGKKLFDATLEHGKSNQYSGMVFQVLNWNEAAINFYKKYSPKFDDEWLNVSIEFN; this is encoded by the coding sequence ATGAAGGAAATTGTAATAAGGAGGGCCGTTCCGCAGGATTGCGCTGCAATGCTGGATTTAATTAAAGAACTGGCTGAATATGAAAAGGCACTGCATGAGGTGACTTTAACTTTAGAGCAGTTTACCGAAGACGGATTCGGCAAACATCCCGTTTGGGGAGCTTTTGTTGCAGAACTGCACGGGAAGATTGTCGGAATTTCTTTATATTATGACCGGTATTCGACCTGGAAGGGCCGAAGATTATATCTTGAAGATTTAGTGGTTACCGAAACAATGAGAGGAAAGCAGATCGGAAAGAAACTGTTTGATGCTACCCTGGAACACGGAAAATCAAATCAATACAGCGGAATGGTTTTTCAGGTTCTGAACTGGAATGAAGCTGCCATTAATTTTTATAAAAAATACAGCCCGAAATTTGATGATGAATGGTTGAATGTATCCATTGAGTTTAACTGA
- a CDS encoding peptide-N-glycosidase F-related protein → MYKRLFFVSLFLTGLFRSQTTTMTNLISDAVYYDGYAAPVTTPVPNGLIRLGNTRYARKLTDAEMDSFKAKIAMRVTVGALCDNYDRVGDVFLALVPKNQPTYTMDDAHVKRIEAARYITPFMNKNRSPAEVPYTYDISNLYSVFHNTELRNMYDIYMELEMFGVPYAAQTQVAGCTNRIDVFSGNLTFFSTDIGATPTDYNTLTPILSYNRLNNYNSTDVAGETVRLVTFNLPNAVSHANFVVISTPHGANAGGEEYIRRQNYTYLDDVQVLTYTPGGISCEPYRVYNTQGNGIYGAAPKSFEDWTSWNNWCPGNSVPIRGFTLPSMAAGNHTLKHSVPTAVFNGQQGDVYLSVYMQGKSNASLNVTDVKTIDINIYPNPTADFVNIKSKESVSSMALFSVDGRKLTEVYKENRINLSSYSTGVYFLNIVLKDGTAFKHKIIKK, encoded by the coding sequence ATGTATAAAAGACTATTTTTTGTAAGTCTGTTCCTTACAGGTCTCTTCAGATCACAGACTACAACCATGACAAATCTGATTTCAGATGCTGTGTATTACGACGGCTATGCTGCTCCGGTAACTACTCCGGTTCCTAATGGTCTCATCAGACTGGGCAATACAAGATATGCAAGGAAGCTAACAGATGCAGAAATGGATTCCTTTAAAGCCAAAATTGCCATGAGGGTAACCGTTGGAGCGCTATGTGATAACTATGACCGTGTGGGAGATGTTTTCCTTGCTTTGGTTCCTAAGAATCAACCTACCTATACCATGGATGATGCCCATGTAAAAAGAATTGAAGCAGCCCGATACATCACTCCGTTCATGAATAAAAACCGCTCTCCCGCAGAAGTTCCCTACACCTATGACATAAGCAACCTGTACAGCGTTTTTCATAATACTGAGCTTCGAAATATGTATGATATATATATGGAGCTTGAGATGTTCGGGGTACCCTACGCTGCTCAGACGCAGGTTGCCGGATGTACCAACAGGATTGATGTTTTTTCAGGAAACCTTACCTTCTTTTCAACGGATATTGGAGCCACGCCTACAGATTATAACACCCTGACTCCTATTTTAAGTTATAACAGGCTCAATAATTATAACAGTACAGATGTTGCCGGAGAGACGGTAAGGCTGGTTACCTTCAATCTTCCCAATGCTGTTAGCCATGCTAATTTTGTAGTTATCTCTACGCCACACGGCGCCAATGCAGGAGGTGAAGAATATATAAGAAGACAGAATTACACCTATCTAGATGATGTACAGGTACTCACCTATACCCCAGGGGGAATATCCTGTGAGCCTTACAGGGTTTACAATACTCAGGGAAACGGAATCTATGGAGCAGCGCCTAAATCTTTTGAGGACTGGACCTCGTGGAACAATTGGTGTCCGGGTAACTCAGTACCAATCAGAGGATTTACTTTACCTTCTATGGCAGCCGGAAATCACACTTTAAAACATTCGGTTCCTACTGCTGTTTTTAACGGACAACAAGGGGATGTGTATCTTTCTGTTTATATGCAGGGGAAAAGCAATGCTTCTTTGAATGTAACGGACGTAAAAACTATAGATATTAACATTTATCCTAATCCAACTGCTGATTTCGTCAATATAAAATCAAAAGAGAGCGTTTCATCAATGGCACTTTTCAGCGTGGATGGACGAAAACTGACTGAAGTATATAAAGAAAACAGGATCAACCTTTCTTCATACAGTACAGGAGTTTATTTTTTGAATATTGTTCTGAAAGACGGAACCGCTTTTAAACATAAGATCATTAAAAAATAA